The proteins below come from a single bacterium genomic window:
- a CDS encoding VCBS repeat-containing protein: MRALTAVLTVVSILLAAPRTPAADFDGDGRDDIAVFRPATGLWSVRGFTRVYFGSNGDTPSPGDYNGDGIADFAVHRSGSNLWAARGVTRVYYGNAATDVALTGGGGGGQRLFDYSVRPGDGTDLEEALESDEYDSVFVPAGSYNPTGSLTVDHVTRIVGESKEAVSIYLPGNSYLAVASPGCTVEGLTLVNGGFTNIGNCYIGVANVTVRDCRSRYSVAEGFLYTAAASGVTLDNCNVAYAGTKGFAGNASVKDSKLINCSVADTSPGTNDYGFEYCNNLVNCYVNGEDYGYRYCNNVVASTAYACRTMGFYHCNRLSSCYVDGNGVTLYGMQYCNNLAATTVENCDVDTYQLCNHFSVQTWGSCD, from the coding sequence GCCGCGACGACATCGCGGTCTTCCGGCCGGCCACCGGCCTCTGGAGCGTCCGGGGGTTCACCCGCGTTTATTTCGGCTCCAACGGGGATACGCCTTCGCCCGGAGATTACAACGGCGACGGCATCGCCGATTTCGCCGTCCACCGCTCCGGCAGCAACCTCTGGGCGGCGCGCGGCGTAACCCGTGTCTACTACGGCAACGCCGCCACCGACGTCGCTCTCACCGGAGGAGGAGGAGGAGGGCAGCGGCTCTTCGATTACTCGGTCCGTCCCGGCGACGGGACCGACTTGGAAGAGGCCCTGGAGAGCGACGAATACGACAGCGTCTTCGTTCCGGCCGGATCGTACAATCCGACCGGATCGCTCACCGTCGACCACGTCACCAGGATCGTGGGCGAATCGAAGGAAGCCGTTTCGATCTACCTGCCCGGCAATTCCTACTTGGCCGTGGCTTCTCCCGGCTGCACGGTCGAGGGGCTCACGCTCGTCAACGGCGGTTTCACCAATATCGGGAACTGCTACATCGGCGTGGCCAACGTGACCGTCCGCGACTGCCGGTCCCGCTACAGCGTCGCCGAGGGTTTTCTCTACACCGCCGCGGCTTCCGGCGTGACTCTGGACAACTGCAACGTGGCCTACGCCGGGACCAAGGGTTTCGCGGGAAACGCGAGCGTCAAGGATTCGAAGTTGATCAACTGTTCGGTGGCGGATACGAGTCCCGGCACCAACGACTATGGGTTCGAATACTGCAACAACTTGGTCAACTGTTACGTCAACGGAGAGGATTACGGCTACCGCTATTGCAACAACGTCGTCGCTTCCACGGCGTACGCTTGCCGCACCATGGGGTTCTACCACTGCAACCGGTTGAGTTCCTGCTACGTGGACGGGAACGGCGTCACCCTCTACGGCATGCAGTATTGCAACAACCTGGCCGCCACCACCGTCGAGAACTGCGACGTCGATACGTACCAGCTCTGCAACCATTTCAGCGTCCAGACCTGGGGGTCCTGCGATTGA
- a CDS encoding DMT family transporter, with translation MSDRARGAVLLIVANFCFACGYSLAHAAAGKISPWHLLFCRCLVYLLVLVPWACFHPRQARGRNRGALILRGVFGTAMLGCVVSALALIPLSTATVLAKTTPFWAVFVLWIAFSVRPTAVEFVAVPVALVGIFLVVHPEGSQSLANLAPLGLFLALGAGLLNSIEFIILRRLRRTDVPHTINLWYSGVMLAAMLPLAVFLPWPAHPRFWLLAVAFGASTLIGQTLLATALHLVKPSEAAICTPLIPTFATVIGWVVFGQTLSFLEILGLVLVIGAGTAAIAAGSRRPLPG, from the coding sequence GTGAGCGACCGGGCCCGAGGGGCGGTGCTGCTGATCGTCGCCAACTTTTGTTTCGCCTGCGGGTACAGCTTGGCCCACGCCGCCGCCGGGAAAATCTCCCCCTGGCACCTGCTTTTTTGCCGGTGCTTGGTGTACCTCCTCGTTCTCGTTCCCTGGGCCTGTTTCCATCCCCGGCAAGCTCGGGGAAGAAACCGGGGGGCCTTGATCCTCCGGGGCGTTTTCGGCACGGCCATGCTCGGTTGCGTGGTTTCGGCGTTGGCGCTCATTCCGCTCTCCACCGCCACGGTCTTGGCCAAGACCACTCCCTTCTGGGCCGTGTTCGTGCTCTGGATAGCGTTTTCCGTGCGCCCCACCGCGGTCGAGTTCGTCGCCGTGCCGGTGGCGCTGGTCGGCATCTTCCTGGTCGTCCACCCCGAGGGAAGCCAAAGCCTGGCCAACCTGGCCCCGCTCGGGCTGTTCCTGGCCCTGGGGGCGGGCCTGCTCAACTCGATCGAATTCATTATCCTGCGGCGCTTGCGGCGGACCGACGTTCCCCACACCATCAACCTTTGGTACTCGGGGGTGATGCTGGCGGCGATGCTCCCGCTCGCGGTCTTCCTCCCCTGGCCGGCGCACCCCCGGTTCTGGTTGCTGGCCGTCGCCTTCGGGGCGTCGACCTTGATCGGCCAGACCCTGCTGGCCACCGCCCTGCACCTGGTCAAGCCGAGCGAGGCCGCCATCTGCACTCCCTTGATCCCGACGTTCGCCACCGTCATCGGTTGGGTCGTTTTCGGGCAAACCCTCAGCTTTTTGGAGATCCTGGGGTTGGTCCTGGTGATCGGGGCGGGGACGGCCGCGATCGCGGCCGGTTCCCGCCGCCCGCTGCCCGGCTGA